The Flammeovirgaceae bacterium genome contains a region encoding:
- the accC gene encoding acetyl-CoA carboxylase biotin carboxylase subunit: protein MFKKILIANRGEIALRVIRTCKEMGIKTVAVYSTADRESLHVRFADEAVCIGDAPSKDSYLHIPRIISAAEITNADAIHPGYGFLSERAEFSSICHEYGIKFIGPTPAMIEAMGDKSTAKDTMKKAGVPTIPGSDGLLESMEQGVKLAKDIKYPVIIKATAGGGGKGMRIINDESEFKKAWDDARREAGAAFGNDGLYLEKFVEEPRHIEIQVVGDQYGKVCHLSERDCSIQRRHQKLVEETPSPIVSQELRERMGEAAIKGAQAINYEGAGTIEFLVDKHGDFYFMEMNTRIQVEHPITEEVTDYDLIKEQIKVAAGVPISGKNYFPNLFAMECRINAEDPANGFRPSPGKITHLHMPGGHGVRVDSHVYAGYTIPPNYDSMIAKLIVSGQSREEVITRMKRALQEFVIEGIKTTIPFHIKLMDNAVFRSGKFTTKFLETSFDFSDLK from the coding sequence ATGTTTAAAAAAATACTAATCGCCAATCGCGGAGAAATTGCATTACGGGTAATCCGCACCTGTAAAGAAATGGGCATTAAAACCGTTGCCGTGTATTCCACGGCCGACCGCGAAAGCCTGCACGTACGCTTTGCCGATGAAGCGGTTTGCATTGGCGATGCCCCAAGCAAAGATTCATACCTGCATATACCGCGTATTATTTCTGCGGCCGAAATAACCAATGCCGATGCCATTCACCCCGGCTACGGCTTTCTTTCTGAGCGTGCCGAGTTTTCTTCCATCTGCCACGAGTACGGCATCAAGTTCATCGGCCCTACCCCGGCCATGATCGAAGCCATGGGCGATAAATCCACTGCCAAGGATACCATGAAGAAAGCCGGAGTGCCTACAATCCCCGGTTCCGATGGTTTGCTGGAGTCTATGGAGCAGGGCGTTAAACTCGCCAAAGACATCAAATACCCGGTTATCATTAAAGCTACGGCAGGCGGTGGCGGAAAAGGCATGCGCATCATTAACGATGAAAGCGAATTTAAAAAAGCATGGGACGATGCCAGGCGCGAAGCAGGCGCAGCCTTTGGCAACGATGGACTTTACCTTGAAAAATTTGTGGAAGAACCCCGCCACATCGAAATACAGGTGGTGGGCGACCAGTACGGAAAAGTGTGTCACCTGTCGGAGCGCGATTGCTCCATCCAGCGCAGGCACCAGAAGCTGGTAGAAGAAACACCCTCGCCCATTGTAAGTCAGGAGTTGCGCGAACGCATGGGCGAAGCCGCTATTAAAGGGGCGCAGGCTATTAACTATGAAGGCGCAGGCACCATTGAGTTTCTGGTAGATAAGCATGGCGACTTCTACTTCATGGAAATGAACACGCGTATCCAGGTGGAACACCCGATTACCGAAGAAGTTACCGACTACGACCTTATAAAGGAGCAGATTAAAGTAGCAGCCGGTGTGCCCATATCGGGTAAAAATTACTTCCCGAACCTGTTTGCCATGGAGTGCCGCATCAATGCCGAAGATCCGGCCAACGGCTTCAGGCCCTCGCCCGGCAAAATCACGCACCTGCACATGCCGGGGGGCCACGGTGTACGGGTTGACAGCCACGTGTATGCCGGATACACCATTCCGCCCAATTACGATTCGATGATTGCCAAACTCATCGTAAGCGGGCAATCGCGCGAAGAAGTGATCACCCGGATGAAGCGGGCTTTACAGGAGTTTGTAATTGAAGGAATAAAAACAACCATTCCTTTCCATATTAAACTGATGGATAACGCAGTGTTCCGGTCGGGCAAGTTTACTACCAAGTTCCTTGAAACTTCGTTTGATTTTTCGGATTTGAAGTAA
- the tcmP gene encoding three-Cys-motif partner protein TcmP: protein MDFHSSVLPAFPDDGFVTTAAEPWFKVKVQRIQQYLSAFIANLAPHVNEVIVIDLFAGNGLYSIGHQKEKFAATALAVLGEETLVSKWIFCERDAENARVLKIRVKKYFKDRTVFIFDDPLDKLPEKLAYYVPKSKAGYRVAVFCIVDSFSMEVPFALIDKFQHLGFSFLIPFTFCINDQHNYRFYLEHQREKLRKFMGGFQDADVLDKSNSNLEFYKRLVQLYQNNMLVIGLNASLTAQKLDSGLMELPIYYMGLFSKHPVLKNIQHDIQESTHQQISLFQH from the coding sequence TTGGATTTTCATTCTTCAGTGCTTCCTGCTTTTCCGGATGACGGCTTTGTCACCACCGCGGCTGAGCCCTGGTTTAAAGTAAAGGTTCAACGAATACAGCAGTACCTGAGTGCTTTTATCGCCAATCTGGCCCCTCATGTTAATGAGGTTATTGTTATTGATTTGTTTGCCGGCAATGGGTTGTACTCCATCGGACACCAAAAGGAAAAATTTGCTGCTACGGCCCTGGCTGTGCTGGGTGAAGAGACGCTGGTTTCAAAGTGGATTTTTTGCGAACGCGATGCGGAGAATGCCCGCGTATTGAAGATTCGGGTAAAGAAATACTTTAAAGACCGCACGGTATTTATTTTTGATGATCCGCTGGATAAACTGCCGGAAAAATTGGCGTACTATGTTCCGAAATCTAAAGCCGGCTACCGGGTAGCTGTTTTTTGCATCGTTGATTCGTTTTCAATGGAAGTACCTTTTGCTTTGATTGATAAGTTTCAGCACCTGGGCTTTAGTTTTCTTATTCCGTTCACTTTTTGTATTAACGACCAGCACAATTACCGGTTTTACCTGGAGCATCAGCGCGAAAAACTTCGCAAATTCATGGGCGGCTTTCAGGATGCGGATGTGTTGGATAAATCGAACAGCAACCTGGAGTTTTATAAACGGTTGGTGCAGCTCTATCAGAACAACATGCTGGTTATCGGCCTTAATGCCTCACTTACTGCGCAAAAACTCGACTCCGGACTGATGGAACTGCCAATCTACTACATGGGACTTTTTTCAAAGCATCCGGTATTAAAAAATATTCAGCACGATATACAGGAAAGCACCCATCAACAAATCAGTTTGTTTCAACATTAA
- a CDS encoding histidine--tRNA ligase, whose translation MEKPGLPKGTRDFGPQVMARRNYIFRIIRTVFQHYGFQPLETPAMENIETLTGKYGDEGDQLLFRILNSGDFLKDVPENQKSESKSLVQHIAEKGLRYDLTVPFARYVVMNRHDITMPFKRYQMQPVWRADRPQKGRYREFYQCDADVVGTDSLICEAELILMIKEVMRGLQIPDYTIKVNHREILNGIAEVLGASGKETSLFVAIDKLDKIGEEGVQHELQTKGFTNAQCDNLFKLLRTGGNNKARLQSLADVFKRSPHGQKGLADINKVLELLDLYKQDDTHVDFDLALARGLSYYTGCIFEVKINGVAIGSVSGGGRYDNLTQAFGSKEKLSGVGISFGIDRIYDALEELKLFPASTQAAATVLVCHFDETSFAYGIGVLAQLRSKGIAAEIYPETAKLKKQLDYANKKQIPFAVVIGPEEITTGKPAVKNMNTGEQENLTPEEIIKKTKS comes from the coding sequence ATGGAAAAACCCGGTCTCCCAAAAGGCACACGCGACTTCGGTCCGCAGGTTATGGCCAGGCGGAATTATATTTTTAGAATTATCCGAACCGTCTTTCAGCACTATGGCTTCCAGCCACTTGAAACACCGGCCATGGAAAACATCGAAACCCTTACCGGTAAGTATGGCGATGAAGGCGACCAGTTGTTATTCCGTATTTTAAACAGCGGTGACTTTTTAAAAGACGTTCCTGAAAATCAAAAGTCTGAATCAAAAAGTTTAGTACAACACATTGCTGAAAAAGGACTCCGCTACGACCTTACCGTTCCCTTTGCCCGTTACGTGGTCATGAACCGGCATGACATTACGATGCCCTTCAAGCGCTACCAGATGCAGCCCGTGTGGCGGGCCGACCGGCCGCAAAAGGGCCGCTACCGCGAGTTTTACCAGTGCGATGCCGATGTGGTAGGAACCGATTCACTTATCTGCGAAGCCGAGCTCATTCTGATGATAAAAGAGGTGATGAGAGGACTTCAAATTCCGGACTATACCATTAAAGTAAACCACCGCGAAATTTTAAACGGCATTGCCGAAGTACTTGGCGCATCCGGAAAGGAAACAAGCTTGTTTGTGGCGATTGATAAACTGGATAAAATCGGTGAAGAAGGCGTGCAACACGAGTTGCAGACTAAAGGATTTACAAACGCACAGTGTGATAACTTATTTAAACTTCTGCGAACCGGTGGCAACAACAAAGCCAGGCTTCAATCGCTGGCGGATGTATTTAAACGCTCACCACACGGCCAAAAAGGACTTGCCGATATAAACAAGGTACTTGAATTACTTGACCTTTACAAACAGGATGATACACACGTTGATTTCGATCTGGCCCTGGCCCGCGGCCTCAGTTATTATACCGGGTGCATCTTCGAAGTGAAAATCAATGGCGTAGCCATCGGCAGCGTTAGCGGTGGCGGACGCTACGATAACCTTACCCAGGCCTTTGGATCAAAGGAAAAACTTTCAGGTGTGGGAATTTCGTTTGGTATTGACCGCATCTATGATGCACTTGAAGAACTAAAGCTGTTTCCGGCAAGCACACAGGCTGCAGCCACCGTGCTGGTGTGTCATTTTGATGAGACCAGCTTTGCCTACGGAATCGGAGTACTTGCACAACTCCGAAGCAAAGGTATTGCTGCTGAAATTTACCCTGAGACCGCCAAACTCAAAAAACAACTTGACTATGCCAACAAAAAGCAGATACCTTTTGCTGTTGTGATTGGCCCGGAAGAAATTACTACAGGCAAACCGGCCGTTAAAAACATGAACACCGGTGAGCAGGAGAATCTGACACCAGAAGAAATCATCAAAAAAACCAAATCGTGA
- a CDS encoding DUF4290 domain-containing protein — translation MIAEYNSQRPQIILKEYGRNVQKLVEYIRTVKDKEKRTELAYTLIELIKQLTPSLKDQPENPQRLWDDLYIIADFNLDVNNPYPVPQRDVLFKKPMKVEYPQTNIRYKHYGKNIEYLVKEAMKKEDPKEREEAAIYLGKLMKTFYGNWNKETLDDSVIVNDLRAMSNGKLNMDLDKVREDNLFEKLYREKKQLKPLGNGGPREGGHRKFKHKNKNRRRRDNQ, via the coding sequence ATGATTGCAGAATACAACTCACAACGGCCCCAGATTATTTTAAAAGAGTACGGCCGCAACGTTCAGAAGTTAGTGGAATACATCCGAACCGTAAAAGACAAAGAGAAGCGTACTGAACTGGCTTACACCCTCATTGAACTGATAAAACAACTCACCCCCAGCCTGAAAGACCAGCCCGAAAATCCGCAGCGCCTATGGGATGACCTTTATATTATTGCTGATTTCAATTTGGATGTAAACAATCCCTACCCCGTACCCCAGCGGGATGTACTGTTTAAAAAGCCGATGAAAGTGGAGTACCCGCAAACCAACATCCGGTACAAGCACTACGGCAAAAACATCGAGTACCTGGTAAAAGAGGCCATGAAGAAAGAAGATCCGAAAGAGCGTGAAGAAGCGGCCATCTACCTGGGTAAACTGATGAAAACATTCTACGGTAACTGGAATAAGGAAACACTGGATGACTCCGTAATTGTAAACGACCTTCGGGCCATGTCAAACGGTAAACTGAACATGGACCTTGATAAGGTTCGAGAAGACAACCTGTTTGAAAAACTGTACCGGGAGAAGAAACAACTAAAGCCGCTCGGCAATGGCGGTCCGCGCGAAGGCGGCCACCGCAAATTCAAACACAAAAACAAAAACCGCAGGCGCAGAGACAATCAATAA
- a CDS encoding four helix bundle protein, whose protein sequence is MNNYKELILWQKSVELAVKIYEITKGFPGDEIYGLTSQMRRSVVSISSNIAEGAGRNTKKDFSRFLGISYGSSCELDTQVTIAFKVKLITEAMLTTIQNDINEIQKMHWALKRSLNQTKS, encoded by the coding sequence ATGAACAATTACAAAGAATTAATACTTTGGCAGAAGTCGGTTGAACTTGCTGTTAAGATCTATGAAATAACAAAAGGTTTTCCAGGTGATGAAATTTACGGCCTTACCTCACAAATGCGAAGATCAGTGGTTTCCATATCATCGAATATTGCCGAGGGAGCCGGGCGTAATACCAAAAAGGATTTTAGCAGATTCCTTGGTATTTCATATGGTTCCTCCTGTGAATTAGATACTCAAGTTACAATCGCTTTTAAAGTTAAACTGATCACCGAAGCAATGTTGACAACGATTCAAAACGATATTAATGAAATTCAAAAAATGCATTGGGCACTTAAGCGATCCCTTAATCAAACAAAATCATAA
- a CDS encoding UvrD-helicase domain-containing protein — MTDYLNQLNDAQREGVINTEGPTMIIAGAGSGKTRVLTYRIAHLIKAKAVDPFNIMALTFTNKAAKEMRDRIERVVGPDARNIWMGTFHSVFARILRAEAHYLGYPHNFTIYDTDDSKSLLKNIVKELGLDEATYKPNVVYNRISSAKNRLISWQQYLADPELISEDAANMRPEFGNIYRTYAQRCFKAGAMDFDDLLFNTDKLFKEHLDVLNKYQYKIHYVLVDEFQDTNLCQYFIIRKLASMRQNICVVGDDAQSIYAFRGADITNILNFERDYADLKIFKLEQNYRSTQNIVEAANSVIRKNREQLPKNIWTANEEGNLIELIKAVSDNEEGRLVASSIFEEKMQHQLRFSDFVILYRTNSQSRAMEEALRRMNIKYKVVGGLSFYQRKEIKDVLAYLRFSLNQNDEASFRRIINLPKRGIGDSTVDKIIVAANDHGISIWEVLQHANAFIGVRAAVPIENFVTMIRRFTLETTRKDAYDAAFEIVKGSGLLRELYEDKTEEGLNRHENVQELLNAIKEYVDDPEKPDKSLGAFLQEVSLITGQDEDKDSDPEKVTLMTIHMAKGLEFKYVYIVGMEEDLFPSQMMLSSRSELEEERRLFYVALTRAQKRVFLSYALTRYRFGRLKNCEPSRFIDDVNPAYLKVSTRFTGIESTPVNTGNYARTLVNGIRKSTTTVAQSKSAYRPPADFIPSDTSELAAGMRVEHPKFGFGKVIALDTAGAERKAKIEFDDFGEKTLLLSFAKLRIHA; from the coding sequence ATGACGGATTACCTGAACCAGTTAAATGATGCACAACGCGAAGGGGTTATCAATACCGAAGGCCCTACCATGATTATTGCCGGGGCAGGCTCCGGTAAAACCCGCGTGCTCACCTACCGCATTGCGCACCTCATCAAAGCCAAAGCGGTTGATCCGTTCAACATTATGGCGCTTACCTTCACCAACAAAGCAGCTAAAGAAATGCGCGACCGTATTGAACGGGTTGTCGGGCCGGATGCACGCAACATCTGGATGGGCACCTTCCACTCAGTGTTTGCCCGCATACTCCGGGCCGAAGCGCATTACCTGGGCTACCCGCACAACTTCACCATTTACGACACCGATGACTCAAAAAGCCTGTTAAAAAACATTGTGAAGGAACTGGGCTTGGATGAAGCCACCTACAAACCCAATGTAGTGTACAACAGGATTTCATCTGCTAAAAACCGTCTTATCAGCTGGCAGCAGTACCTGGCCGACCCGGAGTTAATTAGTGAAGATGCCGCCAACATGCGCCCCGAATTCGGCAACATTTACCGCACGTATGCCCAGCGGTGTTTTAAAGCAGGCGCCATGGATTTTGATGACCTGTTATTCAATACCGATAAACTTTTTAAAGAACACCTTGACGTACTGAATAAGTACCAGTACAAAATTCACTATGTGCTGGTAGATGAGTTTCAGGATACCAACCTGTGCCAGTACTTCATCATCCGTAAACTGGCCAGCATGCGGCAGAATATTTGCGTAGTGGGCGATGATGCCCAAAGCATCTATGCCTTCCGCGGGGCGGACATCACCAACATCCTTAACTTTGAACGCGACTATGCAGATTTGAAAATTTTCAAACTTGAACAAAACTACCGCTCCACTCAAAACATTGTAGAAGCCGCCAACTCGGTTATCCGGAAAAACCGGGAGCAGTTACCTAAAAACATCTGGACGGCCAATGAAGAAGGCAACCTGATTGAACTCATCAAAGCCGTTTCGGATAATGAAGAAGGGCGCCTGGTGGCCTCATCCATCTTCGAAGAAAAAATGCAACACCAACTCCGGTTCAGCGACTTCGTTATCCTTTACCGCACCAACAGCCAATCGCGGGCGATGGAAGAAGCCTTGCGCAGGATGAACATCAAATACAAAGTAGTAGGCGGACTCTCCTTCTACCAACGCAAGGAAATCAAAGACGTGCTGGCCTACCTTCGTTTTTCGCTTAACCAAAATGATGAAGCCTCTTTCAGGCGAATCATCAACCTGCCCAAGCGCGGCATTGGCGACTCCACCGTTGATAAAATTATTGTGGCCGCCAACGATCACGGCATTTCCATTTGGGAGGTGCTGCAACATGCCAATGCCTTTATCGGGGTGCGGGCCGCTGTACCCATCGAGAATTTTGTAACCATGATCAGGCGGTTCACGCTCGAAACCACCCGCAAGGATGCCTACGATGCCGCGTTTGAAATAGTGAAAGGTTCCGGTTTACTGCGCGAACTGTACGAAGATAAAACCGAAGAAGGTTTAAACCGACACGAAAATGTTCAGGAACTACTAAATGCCATCAAGGAGTACGTGGACGATCCGGAAAAACCCGATAAATCACTGGGCGCATTTTTGCAGGAAGTATCACTGATAACAGGCCAGGATGAAGACAAAGACAGCGACCCAGAAAAAGTAACCCTCATGACCATCCACATGGCCAAGGGGCTTGAGTTTAAGTACGTGTATATTGTGGGTATGGAAGAAGACCTGTTCCCCTCGCAAATGATGCTGAGCAGCCGGTCTGAACTGGAAGAAGAACGAAGACTTTTTTACGTGGCACTTACCCGTGCGCAAAAACGAGTGTTCCTCTCCTACGCACTTACACGGTACCGCTTTGGTCGGTTGAAGAACTGCGAACCCAGTCGTTTTATTGACGATGTAAACCCCGCTTACCTGAAAGTAAGCACCCGTTTTACCGGCATTGAATCAACTCCGGTCAATACAGGCAATTATGCCCGTACACTTGTAAACGGCATCCGCAAATCAACAACAACCGTTGCTCAATCAAAATCGGCCTATAGACCCCCGGCTGATTTTATTCCCAGCGATACTTCTGAACTTGCCGCAGGCATGCGCGTGGAACATCCTAAATTCGGCTTCGGAAAAGTTATCGCCCTGGATACAGCCGGAGCCGAACGGAAAGCCAAAATAGAATTTGACGATTTTGGCGAGAAGACCTTATTACTTAGTTTTGCCAAACTCAGAATACATGCGTAG
- the xth gene encoding exodeoxyribonuclease III: MPMLHLVCWNVNGIRSIIKKDFLKDIKTLNPDMLCLQETKASVEEVKNVLELLPGYRGFVNSSKARQGYSGTAIITKTEPLAVTYDMNYAEHDQEGRVVTAEYPWFFLVTVYTPNSGEGLKRLDYRERWDEEFRKYLVELQQKKPVVVCGDLNVAHQPIDIARPKDNYNKSAGYTQREIDGFQRLLDAGFVDTFRHFHPEAVKYTYWNYMFNARARNVGWRIDYFLVSKELLPSVKQAMIYNEYFGSDHCPVGLRVEV, encoded by the coding sequence ATGCCCATGCTTCACCTGGTTTGCTGGAACGTAAACGGTATCCGGTCTATTATTAAGAAAGATTTCCTGAAGGACATTAAAACCCTTAACCCCGATATGCTGTGCCTGCAGGAAACGAAGGCCTCGGTGGAAGAAGTAAAAAATGTACTGGAGTTGCTGCCGGGCTATAGGGGTTTTGTTAACTCATCAAAAGCCCGGCAAGGGTATTCGGGCACGGCCATTATTACCAAAACCGAACCGCTGGCTGTAACCTACGATATGAACTATGCCGAACACGACCAGGAAGGGAGGGTGGTTACAGCCGAGTACCCGTGGTTTTTCCTGGTAACGGTGTACACGCCCAACTCAGGCGAGGGGCTTAAGCGGCTTGATTACCGCGAGCGATGGGATGAGGAGTTCCGCAAGTACCTGGTTGAACTGCAACAAAAGAAACCGGTTGTTGTTTGTGGCGATTTGAATGTGGCGCATCAGCCCATTGATATTGCGCGGCCAAAAGACAACTACAATAAATCGGCCGGCTATACACAACGCGAGATTGACGGCTTTCAACGTTTACTCGATGCCGGGTTTGTGGATACCTTCCGGCATTTCCACCCCGAAGCGGTAAAATACACCTACTGGAACTACATGTTTAACGCACGGGCCCGCAACGTGGGCTGGCGCATTGATTATTTCCTGGTGAGTAAAGAATTACTTCCTTCGGTTAAGCAGGCCATGATTTACAATGAATATTTTGGATCAGACCATTGCCCGGTGGGGTTGCGTGTTGAGGTATGA
- the murA gene encoding UDP-N-acetylglucosamine 1-carboxyvinyltransferase: MSVFRIKGGKKLNGEIIPQGAKNEALQVICATLLTDQPVTLHNLPDIRDVNKLLELVADLGCSVKKTDHHSWQITAASVNTKFLETEEYKTKAAALRGSVMLLGPILVRFGKASLPKPGGDKIGRRRLDTHFLGFEKLGAKFNFNADEQLFHIDASHLTGCYMLLDEPSVTGTANIIMAAVLAKGKTTIYNAACEPYIQQLCLMLNRMGARISGIGSNLLTIEGVAKLGGTEHTLLPDMIEIGSFIGLAAMTQSELTIKNCRIDMLGIIPDVFKRLGIKMEFRGDDIFIPAQSSYEIETFIDGSILTIADAPWPGFTPDLLSIVLVVATQAKGTVLIHQKMFESRLFFVDKLIDMGAQIILCDPHRATIIGLNRKQALRGIKMASPDIRAGVALLIAALSANGTSEISNIDQIDRGYEKIDERLKKLGADIERV; encoded by the coding sequence ATGAGTGTCTTTAGAATTAAAGGCGGTAAAAAACTAAATGGCGAAATCATTCCGCAAGGCGCCAAGAATGAGGCACTCCAGGTAATTTGCGCCACCTTGCTAACGGATCAACCCGTTACTCTTCACAACCTGCCCGACATCCGTGATGTTAACAAGTTACTGGAACTGGTGGCCGACCTGGGTTGCAGCGTTAAAAAAACAGATCATCATTCCTGGCAAATCACCGCGGCCTCGGTCAATACAAAATTTCTCGAAACTGAGGAGTATAAAACAAAAGCAGCAGCCCTTCGCGGCTCGGTTATGCTGCTGGGGCCCATCCTGGTGCGCTTCGGCAAAGCCAGCCTGCCTAAACCCGGAGGTGATAAAATAGGCAGAAGGCGGCTGGACACACACTTTCTGGGGTTTGAGAAACTGGGTGCGAAATTCAACTTTAATGCAGACGAACAACTTTTTCACATCGATGCCTCGCATCTTACCGGTTGTTACATGCTGTTGGATGAACCCTCGGTTACCGGAACGGCCAACATTATTATGGCCGCAGTACTGGCCAAAGGCAAAACCACCATTTATAATGCGGCCTGCGAACCGTACATCCAGCAACTGTGCCTGATGCTCAACCGCATGGGTGCCCGAATCAGCGGCATCGGTTCTAACCTGTTAACCATCGAAGGCGTTGCCAAACTGGGCGGCACAGAGCATACCCTGCTGCCCGATATGATCGAGATCGGCAGTTTTATCGGCCTGGCCGCCATGACACAGTCGGAACTGACTATTAAAAACTGCCGCATTGATATGTTGGGCATTATACCCGATGTGTTTAAGCGGCTCGGTATAAAAATGGAATTCCGGGGCGATGATATTTTTATACCGGCACAAAGCAGCTACGAAATAGAAACCTTTATAGATGGCTCCATCCTTACCATTGCCGATGCACCCTGGCCGGGCTTTACGCCCGATTTGTTAAGTATCGTTTTGGTGGTGGCTACACAAGCCAAAGGAACGGTGCTCATTCACCAGAAAATGTTTGAGAGCCGCCTGTTCTTTGTAGATAAACTGATTGACATGGGTGCGCAAATCATTTTGTGCGACCCGCACCGGGCAACTATAATCGGGCTTAACCGCAAACAGGCGCTGCGCGGAATCAAAATGGCTTCGCCTGATATACGGGCTGGAGTAGCCTTGCTGATAGCCGCCCTCTCGGCTAATGGAACAAGTGAAATATCAAACATTGACCAGATTGACCGCGGCTACGAAAAAATTGATGAGCGCTTAAAGAAACTCGGGGCAGATATTGAACGGGTATAA
- a CDS encoding DUF3109 family protein codes for MMQVGQVLVTDDIKDKEFVCNLEKCKGACCVEGDFGAPLEDDELPILRAIYEQVKPYLSEAGVKAIERQGTYVLDDDGDFSTPTIGGRECAYAIYDENRVLKCGIEQAYLDGKISWKKPISCHLYPIRITKKKNLEAVNYHKWSICSPACSLGKELQVPLYKFLKEALVRKYGQVWYDALVDLIESKSS; via the coding sequence ATGATGCAGGTAGGACAGGTTTTAGTGACGGATGATATAAAGGATAAAGAATTTGTTTGCAACCTGGAGAAGTGCAAAGGTGCCTGCTGTGTTGAGGGAGATTTTGGTGCGCCCCTGGAGGATGACGAGTTGCCGATACTGCGTGCGATTTATGAGCAGGTTAAACCCTACTTATCGGAAGCCGGTGTTAAGGCTATTGAACGCCAGGGAACTTATGTGCTGGATGATGATGGCGACTTCTCAACGCCCACCATTGGTGGGCGGGAGTGCGCGTACGCAATCTATGACGAAAACAGGGTATTGAAATGCGGCATTGAGCAAGCGTACCTCGATGGAAAGATTAGCTGGAAGAAACCCATTTCCTGCCACCTGTATCCCATCCGCATTACCAAAAAGAAAAATCTTGAGGCTGTGAATTACCACAAGTGGAGCATCTGTTCACCGGCCTGTTCGCTGGGCAAGGAGTTACAGGTGCCGTTGTATAAATTTCTTAAAGAAGCACTGGTAAGAAAATATGGCCAGGTGTGGTATGATGCACTTGTTGATTTAATCGAATCGAAATCATCGTAA